The following proteins come from a genomic window of Acetivibrio cellulolyticus CD2:
- the nusG gene encoding transcription termination/antitermination protein NusG — protein sequence MQVDDTPEGAKWYVVHTYSGYENKVKANLEKIVENRSMQEYILDIVVPMEEQIEIKDGKKKATLKKVFPGYVLVKMIMSDESWYVVRNCRGVTGFVGPGSKPVPLSDEEVRVMGVEEFMPVLDYEVGDNVRVATGPLENFIGIVEEINFEKKKVRVSVSMFGRETPVELELFQIQKI from the coding sequence ATGCAAGTAGATGATACACCGGAAGGTGCAAAATGGTATGTTGTTCATACTTATTCCGGGTATGAAAACAAAGTTAAGGCTAACCTTGAAAAAATCGTTGAAAACAGGAGCATGCAGGAATATATATTGGACATAGTTGTTCCAATGGAAGAGCAGATTGAGATTAAGGATGGGAAGAAAAAGGCAACACTGAAAAAGGTCTTCCCAGGATATGTTCTTGTTAAAATGATAATGTCTGACGAATCATGGTATGTAGTCAGAAATTGCAGAGGTGTGACCGGATTTGTTGGACCTGGATCTAAGCCTGTTCCTTTGTCTGATGAAGAAGTTAGGGTAATGGGTGTTGAGGAGTTTATGCCTGTTCTTGACTATGAAGTCGGTGATAATGTAAGAGTTGCTACCGGTCCATTGGAAAACTTCATTGGAATAGTTGAGGAGATAAACTTCGAAAAGAAAAAAGTAAGAGTTTCTGTATCAATGTTTGGTAGGGAAACACCTGTTGAATTGGAGTTATTCCAGATTCAGAAGATATAA
- a CDS encoding YkvI family membrane protein has product MLSEFKNIFKVASIYMATIIGAGFASGQEIMQFFTSYYEGGFYGIVLAGVLFSIIGYVVLDKVYSERIRNYEEFLFPTVGWFLGWVMEILVTLFMISVFCIMIAGAGGIVSDKLNISNQLAVLIVAIICAMVFFTEIKGIMNISSIVTPILIFGIMGFGLYIIFSKEMSVFSFYGSISKFTHNWVFSSLLYVSYNSITSIVVMCSLLPYLKSRKTAALGGVFGGLMLCLMAIIINFAIYLFYPNIATKELPVMGMVDSFSVLLGGFYTIILLLAMFVSALTAGFGFVERISNKVNISKKIIILVICALAIPLSNVGFSGLISTIYPIFGYMGMFMVFVILIQSFSAVPSRIRNKTTGRSVRTARK; this is encoded by the coding sequence GTGCTTAGTGAATTTAAAAACATATTTAAAGTAGCAAGTATATATATGGCTACTATAATAGGGGCAGGTTTTGCATCGGGACAGGAAATAATGCAGTTTTTTACAAGCTATTATGAGGGCGGATTTTATGGCATAGTTCTTGCGGGAGTTTTGTTTTCAATAATAGGATATGTGGTGCTGGATAAGGTGTATAGTGAACGAATACGAAACTATGAAGAGTTTTTATTCCCAACAGTGGGATGGTTTCTCGGTTGGGTGATGGAGATTTTGGTTACTTTATTCATGATTTCTGTATTTTGTATTATGATAGCCGGCGCTGGAGGAATTGTTTCGGATAAATTAAATATATCAAATCAACTTGCCGTGCTCATTGTTGCAATTATATGTGCAATGGTGTTTTTTACGGAAATTAAGGGGATTATGAACATTAGCAGCATAGTGACGCCAATTCTGATTTTTGGTATTATGGGGTTTGGGTTATATATAATCTTTAGTAAAGAGATGTCTGTCTTCAGTTTCTATGGCAGCATATCGAAATTTACACATAACTGGGTTTTTTCATCGTTGCTTTATGTAAGTTATAACAGTATTACCTCAATTGTAGTCATGTGTAGCCTCCTGCCTTATCTGAAAAGCAGAAAAACAGCGGCTTTAGGAGGAGTCTTCGGAGGATTAATGTTATGCCTCATGGCTATTATAATAAACTTTGCAATTTACCTGTTTTACCCTAATATTGCGACAAAAGAGCTTCCTGTTATGGGAATGGTTGATAGCTTTAGTGTATTACTTGGAGGGTTTTATACTATTATACTGCTGCTTGCAATGTTTGTTTCTGCTTTAACCGCGGGATTTGGTTTTGTCGAACGGATAAGCAACAAGGTCAATATAAGTAAAAAGATTATAATATTGGTTATTTGTGCTCTTGCTATACCATTATCAAATGTTGGCTTTTCGGGGCTTATATCTACTATTTATCCTATTTTTGGATACATGGGTATGTTCATGGTATTTGTGATCCTGATTCAGTCGTTTTCTGCAGTACCTTCCCGTATACGAAATAAAACAACTGGAAGAAGTGTGAGAACAGCTAGAAAATAA
- the ilvB gene encoding biosynthetic-type acetolactate synthase large subunit: MRITGAQILIECLKEQGVDTIFGFPGGAVLNIYDALYKAKGDIKHVLTSHEQGASHAADGYARATGKVGVCLATSGPGATNLVTGIATAYMDSVPMVAITGQVATSLLGKDSFQEVDITGITIPITKHNYIVKDVTKLADVVREAFIIAKEGRPGPVLIDVCKDVTAALAEYEPKKPKNLEEPPIGVTADEIDMAAEIINNAKRPVILSGGGVSIAGANEEILELATKAIIPVTTTLMGMGSFPGTHELFTGMVGMHGTKTSNMAVSDSDLFIAIGARFSDRVISDVKRFAPEAKIMHIDIDPAEIGKNIVVHYPLVGNIKKILKHLNTKVQKKQNSDWKKKIDEWKELYPLRYPKDDILRPNYILERIYELTKGDAIITTEVGQHQMWAAQFYKYKSPRHFLSSGGLGTMGYGLGACIGAQFGKPDKKVINIAGDGSFRMNCNEIATAVEYKLPIIIAIFNNHVLGMVRQWQNLFYDSRYSSTTIDRGTNFVALAEAYGAMGINVRKPEEVDEALMKALSSKDTPVVINFEIDRDDKVFPIVPPGAAISDLIEE, encoded by the coding sequence ATGAGAATTACGGGGGCACAGATTTTAATTGAGTGTCTGAAAGAACAGGGTGTAGACACTATTTTCGGCTTTCCGGGCGGTGCTGTTTTAAATATATATGATGCACTGTATAAAGCTAAGGGTGATATTAAGCATGTTTTGACTTCCCATGAGCAGGGGGCTTCTCATGCAGCAGACGGCTATGCCAGGGCTACTGGTAAAGTAGGGGTATGCCTTGCAACATCAGGTCCCGGAGCAACAAATCTTGTTACGGGAATAGCTACAGCCTATATGGATTCCGTTCCGATGGTAGCCATAACTGGGCAGGTAGCTACGTCGCTTCTTGGGAAAGATTCTTTTCAGGAAGTAGATATAACAGGAATTACGATTCCAATAACCAAGCATAACTATATAGTTAAGGATGTTACAAAACTGGCGGACGTAGTTCGCGAGGCTTTCATAATTGCAAAAGAAGGTCGCCCTGGGCCTGTATTGATAGATGTATGTAAGGATGTGACTGCCGCATTAGCGGAGTACGAGCCTAAAAAGCCAAAAAATTTGGAAGAGCCGCCAATAGGAGTGACTGCAGACGAAATAGATATGGCTGCAGAAATTATTAATAATGCAAAAAGGCCGGTTATACTTTCTGGTGGAGGCGTATCCATAGCAGGCGCAAATGAAGAAATTTTGGAACTTGCTACTAAAGCAATTATACCTGTAACAACAACGTTAATGGGTATGGGTTCATTTCCGGGAACACATGAACTGTTTACCGGAATGGTAGGTATGCATGGTACAAAAACCTCAAATATGGCTGTATCCGATTCAGATCTTTTTATTGCTATCGGAGCCAGGTTTAGTGACAGGGTTATAAGTGATGTTAAGAGATTTGCTCCGGAAGCTAAAATAATGCATATTGATATAGATCCTGCAGAAATTGGCAAGAATATTGTTGTACATTATCCTCTTGTAGGAAATATAAAGAAGATCCTTAAACATTTAAATACAAAGGTACAAAAAAAGCAGAATTCCGATTGGAAGAAGAAAATTGATGAGTGGAAGGAATTATACCCGTTAAGATATCCAAAGGATGATATACTGAGACCAAACTATATTCTGGAAAGAATATATGAACTTACAAAAGGTGATGCTATAATTACAACTGAAGTTGGACAGCATCAGATGTGGGCGGCTCAGTTTTATAAGTACAAGTCGCCAAGACATTTCCTGTCTTCCGGCGGATTAGGTACGATGGGGTATGGTTTGGGAGCCTGTATTGGAGCTCAATTCGGGAAACCGGACAAAAAGGTTATAAATATTGCAGGTGACGGAAGCTTCAGGATGAACTGCAATGAGATAGCAACAGCAGTTGAATATAAGCTGCCTATAATAATTGCGATATTTAATAATCATGTTTTAGGAATGGTAAGACAATGGCAGAATCTTTTTTATGACAGCAGGTATTCATCCACTACTATAGATAGAGGCACTAATTTTGTAGCACTCGCAGAGGCTTATGGTGCGATGGGTATCAATGTCAGGAAACCTGAGGAAGTGGATGAGGCACTTATGAAAGCGTTGTCATCAAAAGATACACCTGTTGTGATAAATTTTGAAATCGACAGGGATGATAAGGTTTTTCCGATTGTTCCGCCAGGAGCGGCAATAAGTGATTTGATCGAAGAGTAA
- the rplA gene encoding 50S ribosomal protein L1, which translates to MQRGKKYQDSAKVVDRLKLYDPSEALDLAQKTAKAKFDETVEAHIRLGVDSRHADQQVRGAVVLPHGTGKKVRVLVFAKGDKAKEAEQGGADYVGADDMVAKIQNDNWFEFDVVVATPDMMGVVGRLGKVLGPKGLMPNPKAGTVTMDVAKAIADIKAGKIEYRLDKTNIIHCPIGKASFGSEKLLDNFHTLMTAIVKAKPTAAKGQYLKSVVVSSTMGPGIKVNPQKVSE; encoded by the coding sequence GTGCAAAGAGGTAAAAAATATCAAGACAGTGCTAAAGTTGTTGATAGATTGAAGTTATATGATCCATCAGAAGCGTTGGATTTAGCTCAGAAGACTGCTAAAGCAAAGTTTGATGAAACGGTAGAAGCGCATATCAGACTTGGGGTTGACTCAAGACATGCTGACCAGCAGGTTAGAGGTGCTGTTGTACTTCCTCACGGAACAGGTAAAAAAGTTCGTGTATTGGTTTTCGCGAAAGGCGATAAGGCTAAGGAAGCAGAACAAGGCGGCGCTGATTACGTTGGTGCAGACGATATGGTTGCAAAAATACAAAATGACAACTGGTTTGAATTCGATGTTGTTGTTGCAACACCAGACATGATGGGTGTTGTTGGTAGACTTGGTAAAGTACTTGGTCCTAAAGGCCTTATGCCTAACCCAAAAGCAGGTACTGTAACAATGGATGTAGCAAAGGCAATAGCAGATATTAAAGCAGGTAAAATCGAGTACAGATTGGACAAGACAAATATTATCCACTGTCCTATCGGAAAAGCATCATTCGGATCAGAAAAGCTTCTCGATAACTTCCATACATTGATGACTGCTATCGTAAAAGCAAAGCCTACTGCTGCAAAGGGTCAATACCTAAAGAGCGTTGTTGTATCATCTACAATGGGCCCTGGAATAAAGGTAAATCCTCAAAAAGTTTCAGAATAG
- the rplJ gene encoding 50S ribosomal protein L10: MPSEKILAKKKDVVSELSDKIKNAKTIVFADYRGLTVEQDTELRNALRKAGVEYAVVKNTLTKLAANENGLNELEPYFNGPTAMAVSDNDVIAPAKILAEYSKKYEKLQIKAGVVEGKVFDENSIKALAALPPKEELVAKALGSMKAPITGFVNVLNGNIRGLVVALNAIAEKQANA; the protein is encoded by the coding sequence GTGCCAAGTGAGAAGATTCTTGCAAAAAAGAAGGACGTAGTAAGTGAGTTATCCGATAAGATTAAAAATGCTAAAACAATAGTTTTTGCTGATTATAGAGGACTCACAGTTGAGCAGGATACAGAGCTTAGAAATGCTTTGAGAAAAGCTGGAGTTGAGTATGCTGTTGTAAAAAATACTTTGACTAAACTTGCAGCAAACGAAAATGGACTTAATGAGCTCGAACCTTACTTTAACGGACCAACTGCTATGGCTGTTAGCGATAATGATGTTATAGCTCCTGCAAAGATTTTAGCTGAATACTCAAAGAAGTATGAAAAGCTTCAAATAAAAGCAGGTGTTGTTGAAGGAAAGGTATTTGATGAAAATTCAATTAAGGCATTGGCTGCATTACCACCGAAGGAAGAATTGGTGGCAAAAGCTCTTGGCAGCATGAAAGCGCCAATTACTGGCTTCGTAAATGTACTCAATGGAAACATCAGAGGTTTGGTTGTAGCATTAAATGCTATTGCTGAGAAACAGGCAAATGCTTAA
- the rplK gene encoding 50S ribosomal protein L11 produces the protein MAKKIAGYVKLQIPAGKATPAPPVGPALGQHGVNIMGFCKEFNEKTAKDVGLIIPVVITVYADRSFSFITKTPPASVLLKKACKIESGSGRPNRDKVAKISKDEIRKIAELKMPDLNAASVESAMSMIAGTARSMGIVVEG, from the coding sequence ATGGCTAAGAAAATTGCTGGCTATGTAAAACTTCAAATTCCTGCGGGGAAAGCAACTCCGGCTCCACCGGTTGGACCAGCTTTAGGACAACATGGCGTAAACATAATGGGATTTTGTAAAGAATTTAACGAAAAGACTGCAAAGGACGTGGGATTAATAATCCCTGTTGTAATTACAGTTTATGCGGACAGGTCTTTTTCATTCATTACAAAAACACCGCCAGCTTCAGTTCTATTGAAGAAGGCATGCAAAATAGAAAGCGGTTCCGGTAGACCTAACAGAGACAAGGTTGCAAAGATTTCAAAAGATGAAATCAGAAAAATCGCAGAATTGAAGATGCCAGACTTAAATGCTGCAAGCGTTGAGTCTGCTATGAGCATGATAGCAGGAACTGCTAGAAGCATGGGAATAGTTGTTGAAGGCTAA
- a CDS encoding DUF4340 domain-containing protein has protein sequence MKLYRNLIILVVVLLALAGAFAYVTLSSKSDATKSDDKKIEVSKFDAEKASELTVENTDGKYVFKKNGTEWEMTSGGNFKIDATNVNAIVTNAADLSAYKLVEEKASSLEKYGLANPYRVTIKMSDGTENVLEIGNMTATKEGYYVKKGNSVYVVYASTGDLLVASEKELRNKYIFDVYSTDITKFVLDRGGKRVFSVDKSGEKGWTMLEPIKGNINLVRLNTICESIVRASVTDYVEENAQDLSKYGLDNPTYVIEAATEKQKLKLILGKESETEYAYYAKLDGSNEVFTLDSSLFSFLDIKAIELCEGLVYAPTIYNVSEVVLNIDGNTRTLKIESDSAKPEEDKFIIDGIDVMKKGDEGESAFRNYYTSIIGIAFSDIELLDKTPTGTPEITITYSLESAPGKMVVEFIPKDDRNYYALKNGEYTGMVVKKSAFDAGDGPRKNYESLMKVVK, from the coding sequence ATGAAATTATACAGGAATTTAATTATTCTTGTAGTGGTACTGCTTGCTCTGGCAGGTGCATTTGCTTATGTTACCCTTTCATCCAAATCAGACGCTACCAAGAGTGATGATAAAAAGATAGAAGTGTCGAAGTTTGATGCTGAGAAAGCTTCTGAGCTGACTGTAGAGAATACTGATGGCAAGTATGTTTTCAAAAAGAACGGTACAGAGTGGGAAATGACCTCAGGGGGAAACTTCAAAATTGATGCTACAAATGTGAATGCGATAGTGACAAATGCAGCAGATTTATCAGCTTACAAATTAGTTGAGGAAAAGGCTTCTTCACTTGAAAAATATGGACTTGCAAATCCATATAGGGTGACTATAAAAATGTCCGATGGAACTGAGAATGTGCTGGAGATTGGTAACATGACGGCTACAAAAGAGGGTTACTATGTCAAAAAAGGAAATTCCGTCTATGTTGTTTATGCTTCTACTGGAGATTTGCTTGTAGCATCAGAAAAGGAACTTAGAAATAAATATATATTTGATGTTTATTCTACTGATATTACAAAATTTGTTTTGGATAGAGGCGGAAAGAGAGTGTTCTCCGTAGATAAATCAGGTGAAAAAGGATGGACAATGCTTGAGCCTATTAAAGGAAATATTAATTTGGTAAGACTTAATACAATTTGTGAATCCATTGTAAGAGCTTCTGTAACAGATTATGTTGAAGAAAATGCGCAAGATTTAAGTAAGTACGGATTGGATAATCCAACATATGTTATCGAAGCGGCTACAGAAAAGCAAAAATTAAAATTAATTTTAGGTAAAGAGAGTGAGACTGAATACGCATATTATGCAAAGCTTGATGGCAGTAATGAAGTGTTTACTCTTGATTCATCTCTATTCTCTTTTTTAGATATCAAAGCCATAGAATTATGTGAGGGTCTTGTTTATGCACCTACAATCTATAATGTTTCTGAAGTTGTATTAAATATAGACGGAAATACGAGGACATTAAAGATAGAAAGTGATAGTGCAAAGCCGGAAGAAGATAAATTCATCATTGATGGTATTGATGTTATGAAAAAGGGTGATGAAGGCGAATCAGCATTTAGAAACTATTACACCTCCATAATTGGAATTGCCTTTAGTGATATAGAGCTGTTAGATAAGACTCCGACTGGTACTCCTGAAATTACTATCACCTACTCTTTGGAGAGTGCACCTGGAAAAATGGTAGTTGAATTCATACCAAAGGACGACAGAAACTATTATGCCTTGAAAAACGGTGAATACACTGGAATGGTAGTAAAGAAGAGTGCTTTTGATGCGGGAGACGGTCCAAGAAAGAATTATGAAAGTTTAATGAAAGTTGTTAAATAA
- a CDS encoding DUF5711 family protein, translating into MGLSENTSRQDGNRNGIKIVAFLVLLLIIAGTAGVAYLRSQDVDLKSLSLKDLFGRNFLNQNNKFELSSTEYEYDANLNTVFGTHNGYIVKCTRDSIMYLDTNGNEQWSFPLSLNNPIVKTAGSYLLVADYGAKSILVFKGKDMVWEKALDNNIINTDINSKGYISVVHGEERSRGAVSVYNRQGMKCFTVGKAENFIISSKVSPSGKKVFINSVDTSGVNTNTILEFADVSGKMLDGKVTKENTIFPSLWFMDDDNLLAVGDSVFMMLDKNFKQKWQQNVNGKIFSSCIAEGKYAIVAANPEDTIGIFESGSAGIWVYNSDGKKISEYDIKGEVKNLSSLEDIIAVNSGNELRIIDLKARLLAEYKPKGEIKEAFFISRREVLLVYKDRFSVLQMK; encoded by the coding sequence GTGGGGTTATCGGAAAACACTTCGAGGCAAGATGGAAATAGAAATGGAATCAAGATAGTTGCTTTTTTAGTGCTTTTACTTATAATTGCGGGCACTGCCGGAGTTGCATATTTAAGAAGTCAGGATGTTGACCTTAAGAGTTTAAGTCTTAAGGACTTGTTTGGAAGGAATTTCTTAAACCAAAACAATAAATTTGAGTTGAGTTCAACTGAATATGAATATGATGCCAATTTAAATACTGTATTTGGTACTCATAATGGGTATATTGTAAAATGTACCCGGGACAGTATAATGTATCTCGATACAAACGGTAATGAACAGTGGTCTTTCCCGTTATCGCTTAATAATCCTATTGTAAAAACAGCTGGATCATACCTTTTGGTAGCGGATTATGGAGCAAAGAGCATTCTTGTCTTTAAAGGAAAGGATATGGTATGGGAAAAGGCACTTGACAATAATATAATTAATACTGATATAAATTCCAAAGGTTATATATCAGTTGTACACGGTGAGGAAAGAAGCAGAGGGGCTGTATCGGTATATAACCGTCAGGGTATGAAGTGTTTTACAGTAGGGAAGGCTGAGAACTTTATAATTTCATCGAAGGTATCGCCTTCGGGGAAAAAAGTTTTTATAAACAGTGTAGATACATCTGGAGTTAATACGAATACAATATTGGAATTTGCTGATGTAAGTGGAAAGATGTTAGATGGTAAAGTTACAAAGGAAAATACTATATTTCCTTCGTTATGGTTTATGGATGATGATAATTTGCTGGCTGTCGGGGATTCGGTATTCATGATGTTGGACAAGAACTTCAAACAAAAATGGCAGCAAAATGTAAATGGTAAAATATTCAGTTCCTGTATAGCAGAGGGTAAATATGCAATAGTAGCTGCGAACCCGGAAGATACTATAGGTATATTTGAAAGCGGATCGGCGGGCATTTGGGTATATAATAGCGATGGGAAGAAAATTTCAGAGTATGACATTAAAGGCGAGGTTAAAAATCTATCTTCACTTGAAGATATTATAGCTGTAAACTCAGGAAACGAGCTTCGTATTATTGATTTAAAGGCCAGGCTGCTAGCTGAGTATAAACCAAAAGGAGAAATTAAGGAAGCTTTTTTTATAAGCAGGCGTGAGGTTTTATTGGTTTACAAGGATAGATTTTCAGTGTTGCAAATGAAATAA
- the secE gene encoding preprotein translocase subunit SecE has protein sequence MAEEVKTSKAAEAGSKIGKFFKDIRSELKKVVWPTRVQVVKNTATVLIACFLVGIIIWLADAGFGYLRTLVFKI, from the coding sequence ATGGCTGAAGAGGTAAAAACATCAAAAGCCGCTGAAGCGGGAAGCAAAATTGGAAAGTTCTTTAAAGACATTAGAAGTGAACTTAAAAAGGTTGTATGGCCTACACGTGTTCAGGTTGTAAAGAATACGGCAACAGTTTTAATTGCTTGCTTTTTAGTAGGTATTATTATCTGGCTGGCTGATGCAGGTTTTGGATACTTAAGGACTTTAGTGTTCAAAATATAA
- the ilvD gene encoding dihydroxy-acid dehydratase yields the protein MRSDIVKKGIEKTPHRALFKAMGYTDEEIRRPLIGVVNAKNEIIPGHIHLDKIAEAVKAGIRMAGGTPIEFGAIGVCDGIAMGHVGMKYSLATRELIADSCEAMGMAHSFDGMVFIPNCDKIVPGMLMAAARVNVPSVVVSGGPMLSVKRNGKQLDLNSTFEAVGAYKAGKMTEEEVCDYEDNSCPGCGSCSGMFTANSMNCLTEVLGLGLPGNGTIPAVYAERIRLAKMAGMKIMELVEKDIKPSDILTPKAFENALTVDMALGCSTNSILHLPAIAHEAGVEINLDIVNEISGKVPNLCKLAPAGHHHIQDLYAAGGVQAVMNELSKKNLLNLDLLTVTGKTVEENISKAKILDYDVIKSIEAPYSATGGIAVLRGNLAPDGAVVKRSAVAEEMLVHKGPARVFDSEEEVIEAIYNGRIQKGDVVVIRYEGPKGGPGMREMLSPTSAIAGMGLDKAVALITDGRFSGATRGASIGHVSPEAMEGGCIALVKEGDIISIDIPKGKLEIEVSEAELKERAKAWKAPEPKITKGYLGRYAKLVTSASTGAVLKGN from the coding sequence ATGAGAAGTGATATAGTAAAAAAGGGTATTGAGAAGACTCCGCATAGAGCACTTTTTAAGGCAATGGGTTACACTGACGAAGAAATCAGAAGACCTTTAATAGGAGTTGTTAACGCAAAAAATGAGATAATACCAGGACATATACATTTAGATAAGATTGCAGAAGCAGTAAAGGCAGGTATAAGGATGGCAGGAGGTACTCCTATAGAGTTTGGTGCAATAGGAGTATGTGACGGTATTGCTATGGGACATGTGGGCATGAAGTATTCTCTCGCGACAAGAGAGCTTATAGCTGATTCGTGTGAGGCTATGGGGATGGCCCATAGCTTTGACGGAATGGTTTTTATACCAAACTGTGACAAGATAGTTCCTGGAATGCTTATGGCAGCAGCAAGAGTAAACGTTCCTTCGGTTGTTGTCAGTGGGGGGCCAATGCTGTCAGTAAAACGAAACGGAAAGCAGCTGGATTTAAATAGTACTTTTGAAGCAGTTGGAGCATATAAAGCCGGTAAAATGACAGAAGAAGAGGTATGCGATTATGAAGATAATTCATGCCCTGGATGTGGATCTTGTTCAGGAATGTTCACAGCTAATTCAATGAACTGTTTGACGGAAGTTCTTGGATTGGGCTTGCCTGGAAATGGCACTATTCCGGCCGTGTATGCTGAAAGAATAAGGCTTGCAAAGATGGCGGGTATGAAGATTATGGAGCTTGTTGAAAAGGATATAAAGCCGTCGGATATACTCACACCTAAGGCATTTGAAAATGCTTTGACTGTGGATATGGCTTTGGGATGCTCTACTAATTCAATTCTGCACCTTCCTGCTATTGCACATGAAGCTGGTGTTGAGATAAACCTTGATATAGTTAATGAAATAAGCGGCAAAGTTCCAAATCTCTGTAAACTTGCGCCAGCTGGGCATCATCATATTCAGGATTTATATGCAGCAGGAGGAGTACAGGCGGTAATGAACGAACTGTCAAAGAAGAATCTGTTAAATCTTGATTTATTGACAGTTACAGGTAAGACTGTAGAAGAAAATATAAGCAAAGCAAAAATTTTGGATTATGATGTTATTAAGAGCATCGAAGCTCCGTACAGTGCAACAGGAGGAATTGCAGTTTTAAGAGGTAATCTTGCTCCTGACGGTGCTGTTGTAAAACGTTCTGCTGTTGCAGAAGAGATGCTTGTTCATAAAGGCCCTGCAAGGGTGTTTGATTCGGAAGAAGAAGTTATTGAAGCAATATATAATGGCAGAATCCAAAAAGGTGATGTAGTAGTTATAAGATATGAGGGACCTAAAGGTGGCCCTGGAATGAGAGAAATGCTCTCGCCTACATCTGCAATAGCAGGTATGGGACTTGATAAAGCAGTTGCTCTAATAACAGATGGACGTTTTTCAGGTGCGACAAGAGGAGCCTCGATTGGCCACGTTTCTCCTGAAGCGATGGAAGGCGGTTGTATAGCGTTGGTTAAAGAGGGTGACATTATAAGTATAGATATACCAAAAGGTAAGCTCGAAATTGAGGTATCAGAAGCAGAACTCAAGGAAAGAGCAAAAGCATGGAAAGCCCCTGAGCCTAAGATAACAAAAGGATATCTCGGAAGATATGCTAAGCTCGTTACTTCTGCAAGTACCGGTGCAGTATTAAAGGGAAATTAA
- the rpmG gene encoding 50S ribosomal protein L33 produces MRVKITLACGECKQRNYDSMKNKKNDPDRLEMRKYCRFCRKHTDHKETK; encoded by the coding sequence ATGAGAGTAAAAATTACATTGGCATGTGGGGAATGCAAGCAAAGGAACTATGACTCAATGAAAAACAAGAAGAATGATCCTGACAGACTTGAAATGAGAAAGTACTGTAGATTTTGCCGTAAGCATACTGATCATAAGGAAACAAAATAG
- a CDS encoding CvpA family protein, with the protein MNWTDLLVLVIILGFGFIGIKNGFIYSMFKLVSFFIASIISVKCYPLLSNILDKTPIFNNIKSGILKNLLLQQKAQSGLVNHGAQTAAGSVVDSLKLPGFLKEAIKGQLAKEDVTRLLDITAIMDKISDVLTHVVVDILSLVLLYILIRVGLIFLRFILEGIAKLPVFKQMDKLGGFAFGAVEGLLTVYIIFAVIMIFISSPAFKGFSQAVETSTIAKFFYQNNFIVHWMFPGDKIM; encoded by the coding sequence ATGAACTGGACTGATTTATTAGTACTTGTAATTATTTTAGGGTTTGGCTTTATAGGAATAAAAAATGGATTTATCTATTCCATGTTCAAACTGGTGTCGTTTTTTATTGCGTCAATAATATCTGTTAAATGTTACCCACTGTTGTCAAATATTCTTGACAAAACACCGATTTTTAACAATATTAAGTCAGGGATATTAAAGAACTTGCTGCTTCAGCAGAAAGCACAGTCAGGTCTTGTAAACCATGGAGCACAGACTGCGGCCGGGTCAGTGGTTGATAGCTTGAAATTGCCTGGATTTTTAAAAGAAGCGATTAAAGGGCAATTAGCTAAAGAGGATGTAACAAGACTATTGGATATAACTGCAATAATGGACAAGATAAGCGATGTATTAACTCATGTTGTTGTTGATATTCTTAGTCTGGTGCTTTTGTATATACTGATTAGGGTAGGGTTGATATTCTTAAGGTTTATTTTAGAGGGTATAGCAAAGCTGCCTGTATTCAAGCAGATGGATAAATTGGGTGGGTTTGCATTTGGTGCTGTAGAAGGTCTTTTGACTGTGTACATTATTTTTGCAGTTATAATGATATTTATTTCTTCACCTGCATTTAAAGGTTTTTCACAGGCTGTAGAAACGTCTACTATTGCGAAATTTTTCTACCAGAATAATTTCATTGTGCACTGGATGTTCCCCGGAGATAAGATAATGTAA